A genomic segment from Candidatus Krumholzibacteriota bacterium encodes:
- a CDS encoding UDP-glucose/GDP-mannose dehydrogenase family protein, with amino-acid sequence MPNICMVGTGYVGLVSGACLADFGNRVICVDIDRERIAKIQDGVMPIYEPGLKELVKRNYDAGRLLFTTDLEQAVAESLVVFSAVGTPMGDDGAADLSQIFTVAEDVAKAMDGYRILVQKSTVPVGTSERVGEIVREHVENDIPFDRVSNPEFLREGSAIEDFMRPNRVVIGVESERAREVMREIYRPLYLLETPLVFTDIRTAELIKYASNAFLAVKISFVNEMADLCEALGANVDDVARAMGLDKRIGSKFLHAGVGYGGSCLPKDVSAILHTAAETEIPLRIIEAASEVNDGRIDRLLEKLRAEIPDLSGRTIALLGLSFKPNTDDMRHAPSLRLVARLREAGATVRAFDPIAMDNARTLYKLDIEYAENAYGAIDGADGLVIATEWNEFRVLDLDKVKGMLAEPVVIDCRNIYKPDIMREKGFRYHSFGRERP; translated from the coding sequence ATGCCCAATATCTGCATGGTCGGAACCGGCTACGTCGGGCTCGTGAGCGGGGCGTGCCTCGCCGATTTCGGCAACCGGGTGATCTGCGTCGACATCGACCGCGAACGGATCGCGAAGATCCAGGACGGCGTCATGCCGATCTACGAGCCGGGGCTCAAGGAACTGGTGAAACGCAACTACGACGCGGGACGCCTCCTCTTCACGACCGATCTCGAACAGGCGGTCGCCGAGTCCCTCGTCGTCTTCTCGGCCGTCGGCACGCCGATGGGCGACGACGGCGCGGCCGACCTCAGCCAGATCTTCACGGTGGCCGAGGACGTCGCGAAGGCGATGGACGGCTACCGGATCCTCGTGCAGAAGAGCACCGTGCCGGTCGGCACGTCCGAGCGCGTCGGGGAGATCGTCCGCGAGCACGTCGAGAACGACATCCCCTTCGACCGCGTCTCCAATCCCGAGTTCCTGCGCGAGGGATCGGCGATCGAGGACTTCATGCGGCCGAACCGCGTCGTCATCGGCGTGGAGAGCGAGCGCGCGCGCGAGGTGATGCGCGAGATCTACCGGCCGCTCTACCTGCTCGAGACGCCGCTCGTCTTCACCGACATCCGCACCGCCGAGCTCATCAAGTACGCGAGCAACGCCTTCCTCGCCGTCAAGATCTCCTTCGTCAACGAGATGGCCGATCTCTGCGAGGCGCTCGGCGCGAACGTCGACGACGTCGCGCGGGCGATGGGCCTCGACAAGCGGATCGGATCGAAGTTCCTGCATGCCGGCGTCGGCTACGGCGGCTCCTGCCTGCCGAAGGACGTCTCCGCGATCCTGCACACCGCCGCCGAAACGGAGATCCCGCTCAGGATCATCGAGGCGGCGAGCGAGGTCAACGACGGGCGGATCGACCGGCTCCTCGAGAAGCTCCGGGCCGAGATCCCCGACCTGTCGGGACGGACGATCGCCCTCCTCGGGCTCTCCTTCAAGCCGAACACCGACGACATGCGCCACGCGCCGTCCCTGCGCCTCGTCGCGCGGCTCCGGGAGGCGGGGGCGACGGTGCGCGCATTCGACCCGATCGCGATGGACAACGCGCGCACCCTGTACAAGCTCGACATCGAGTACGCGGAGAACGCCTACGGTGCGATCGACGGCGCGGACGGGCTCGTCATCGCGACCGAGTGGAACGAGTTCCGCGTCCTCGACCTCGACAAGGTCAAGGGGATGCTCGCGGAGCCGGTCGTGATCGACTGCCGCAACATCTACAAGCCCGACATCATGCGGGAGAAGGGGTTCAGGTACCACTCCTTCGGCCGCGAGCGCCCGTAG
- a CDS encoding GDP-mannose 4,6-dehydratase: MKRILVTGGAGFIGTNFVRLLLKRRGAAHVTVLDKLTYAGNPANLRPFEGRPDFRFVKGDICNGRLLDELMPGVDVLYNFAAETHVDRSILEGGSFVKTDVMGTYTLLQRALKHGLPRFVQISTDEVYGSTLRGGFREDDPIRPNSPYSASKSGADLLVRAFHRTHGLPAVITRSSNNYGPFQHPEKFIPLFVTNALEGKPLPLYGDGRNVRDWIYVEDHCAGV, from the coding sequence ATGAAACGGATCCTCGTGACCGGCGGCGCCGGGTTCATCGGAACGAACTTCGTGCGCCTGCTGCTCAAGCGCAGGGGGGCGGCGCACGTCACCGTCCTCGACAAGCTCACCTACGCCGGCAATCCCGCGAACCTCCGCCCCTTCGAGGGCCGGCCCGATTTCCGGTTCGTCAAGGGGGACATCTGCAACGGCAGGCTCCTCGACGAGCTGATGCCCGGCGTCGACGTCCTCTACAACTTCGCCGCGGAGACGCACGTCGACCGGTCGATCCTCGAGGGGGGCTCCTTCGTGAAGACCGACGTGATGGGCACCTACACGCTCCTGCAGCGCGCCCTCAAGCACGGGCTGCCGCGGTTCGTGCAGATCTCCACCGACGAGGTCTACGGGAGCACGCTCCGCGGCGGGTTCCGGGAAGACGACCCGATCCGGCCCAACAGCCCCTACTCGGCGAGCAAGTCGGGCGCCGATCTCCTCGTGCGCGCGTTCCACCGCACGCACGGGCTTCCCGCGGTGATCACCCGGTCGTCGAACAACTACGGGCCCTTCCAGCACCCGGAGAAGTTCATCCCCCTCTTCGTGACGAACGCCCTCGAGGGCAAGCCGCTGCCACTCTACGGCGACGGCCGCAACGTGCGCGACTGGATCTACGTGGAGGACCACTGCGCCGGCGT
- a CDS encoding GDP-mannose 4,6-dehydratase produces the protein MRVLITGITGFAGSHLADLCLENTDVELYGIVRWRSRTENIDHIWDRLRLLECDLRDATSTRDVIERVRPERIFHLAAQSFVPTSWKAPSESLSTNIIGQLNVFEAVRKLGIECRIQIACSSEEYGMVYPDEVPIKESNPLRPLSPYGVSKVGQDMLGYQYFMSYGMDVVRTRGFNHTGPRRGPVFVCSDFAKQLVDIEKGLRPPVMRVGNLDAKRDFTDVRDMVRGYWLALEKGKPGEVYNICSGRSMSIGNMLGMLIDMSGLEVTVERDPSRLRPSDVEILEGDNSRFHEDTGWEPEIPIEKTFADLLEFWRTCPATVQRSV, from the coding sequence ATGCGAGTGCTGATCACGGGGATCACCGGGTTCGCGGGAAGCCACCTGGCCGATCTCTGCCTCGAGAATACCGACGTCGAGCTGTACGGGATCGTCCGCTGGCGGAGCCGCACGGAGAACATCGACCATATCTGGGACCGCCTCCGCCTTCTCGAGTGCGACCTGCGCGACGCCACATCGACGCGCGACGTCATCGAGCGGGTCCGCCCCGAGCGGATCTTCCACCTCGCCGCGCAGAGCTTCGTGCCGACCTCCTGGAAGGCGCCGTCGGAATCCCTCTCCACGAACATCATCGGCCAGCTCAACGTCTTCGAGGCGGTGCGCAAGCTCGGCATCGAATGCCGCATCCAGATCGCCTGCTCGAGCGAGGAGTACGGGATGGTCTATCCCGACGAGGTTCCCATAAAGGAGAGCAACCCCCTGCGGCCGCTGAGCCCCTACGGCGTGTCCAAGGTGGGGCAGGACATGCTCGGCTACCAGTACTTCATGAGCTACGGGATGGACGTCGTCCGCACGCGGGGCTTCAACCACACCGGCCCCCGCCGCGGCCCCGTCTTCGTGTGCAGCGATTTCGCGAAGCAGCTCGTCGACATCGAGAAGGGCCTGCGCCCCCCGGTGATGCGCGTCGGCAACCTCGACGCGAAGCGGGATTTCACCGACGTCCGCGACATGGTCCGCGGCTACTGGCTCGCGCTCGAGAAGGGGAAGCCGGGCGAGGTGTACAACATCTGCTCGGGCCGGAGCATGTCGATCGGGAACATGCTCGGGATGCTGATCGACATGAGCGGCCTCGAGGTGACGGTGGAGCGGGACCCGTCCCGGCTGCGCCCGAGCGACGTGGAGATCCTCGAGGGGGACAACTCGCGCTTCCACGAAGACACGGGATGGGAGCCGGAGATCCCGATCGAGAAGACCTTCGCCGACCTGCTCGAGTTCTGGCGGACCTGCCCGGCGACGGTGCAGCGGAGCGTGTGA
- a CDS encoding GDP-mannose 4,6-dehydratase, producing MKALVTGACGFVGRYLVDELVSFNWDVAATDILDAPPPAGVTIPGEGTRTLPPPAASGGSSYRRCDLTDPVSAAALVEETSPDAVFHLAAQSSAGRSFDDPFGTIRTNLFGTLGLLEALRRSPRGRKTVFLSVSSSEEYGRRPREEMPLREESRIEPVSPYAVSKAAQGMLALQYGTCHGLPVIVTRSFGHTGPGQSDMFVLPAFARRCARVRLGLDEPVVRTGNIDVERDFLDVRDVVRAYRLLVESGSRGRVFNVCSGTGLQLRDALDILLARIPGDVQVETDPALLRPVDVPVMIGSNERLRAAIDWEPSIGRGRMLADLADWWERREAADG from the coding sequence ATGAAGGCCCTCGTGACCGGCGCATGCGGATTCGTGGGGCGGTATCTCGTGGACGAACTCGTCTCGTTTAACTGGGACGTGGCGGCCACCGACATCCTCGACGCGCCGCCGCCCGCCGGCGTGACGATCCCGGGAGAGGGAACACGGACGCTGCCGCCGCCGGCCGCTTCAGGCGGGTCCTCGTACCGGCGATGCGATCTCACCGATCCCGTCTCCGCCGCCGCGCTCGTCGAGGAGACGTCGCCGGACGCGGTCTTCCATCTCGCGGCGCAGAGCTCGGCGGGCCGCTCCTTCGACGATCCGTTCGGGACGATCCGGACGAACCTCTTCGGCACCCTCGGCCTGCTCGAGGCGCTCCGGCGGTCGCCGCGGGGGCGGAAGACCGTCTTCCTCTCGGTCTCCTCGAGCGAGGAATACGGACGGCGCCCGCGCGAGGAGATGCCGCTCCGCGAGGAGAGCAGGATCGAGCCGGTGAGCCCCTACGCGGTGAGCAAGGCGGCCCAGGGCATGCTCGCCCTCCAGTACGGGACGTGCCACGGGCTGCCGGTGATCGTGACGCGCAGCTTCGGGCACACGGGCCCCGGGCAGTCCGACATGTTCGTCCTGCCGGCCTTCGCCCGCCGGTGCGCCCGGGTCCGGCTTGGACTCGACGAGCCGGTCGTCCGCACGGGCAACATCGACGTCGAGCGGGATTTCCTCGACGTGCGGGACGTCGTCAGGGCCTACCGGCTGCTCGTGGAGAGCGGCAGCCGGGGCCGGGTCTTCAACGTCTGCTCGGGGACGGGGCTGCAACTCCGCGACGCGCTCGATATCCTGCTCGCGAGGATCCCCGGCGACGTGCAGGTCGAGACCGACCCGGCCCTGCTGCGGCCGGTGGACGTGCCGGTCATGATCGGAAGCAACGAGCGGCTTCGCGCGGCGATCGACTGGGAGCCGTCGATCGGCCGCGGGCGGATGCTCGCCGACCTCGCCGACTGGTGGGAACGCCGGGAGGCGGCGGACGGATAG